The DNA segment ACCGAGGCGTACCTGACGCCCGGTGCTCGTTGCATGTGTCGAATGTGTGACCGCTGAGGGCCCCCGCCTGAGCCTCGCGCCCCGAAGCGAGACCCTGCCATGTGCCGTACGCCGTCCTCCCGGCGCCCACGGCCGCCCCGCGTCACCGGAACCCGGAGCCGGGCCCCGCGCCCGCCGCCGCTCCCCGTTCCCCTCTGCCGCACTCGCAAGAATGCCCCGTGCCCGGCGGGCGAGCCGCCGAGCACTCGACAGTGACGGAATTCCCTAGTGATCACCACAACGGGCCTGACCAAGGTCTACCGTTCAGGAGACCGCGAAGTCACCGCCCTGGACGGCGTCGATCTGCACGTCCGCGAGGGCGAGGTGTACGGCGTCATCGGCCAGAGCGGCGCCGGCAAGTCCACCCTCATCCGCTGCCTCAACCTCCTGGAGCGCCCCACCTCCGGCACGGTCACCGTCGCCGGCCAGGAGCTGACGTCCCTCGCCGGGCGCGGCAAGCGCGCCAGTGCCCCGCTGCGCGCCGCCCGCAGCCACATCGGCATGGTCTTCCAGCACTTCAACCTGCTGTCCTCGCGCACCGTCCAGGACAACGTGGAGCTGCCGCTGGAGATCCTCAAGGTCGACCGCCGCGAGCGCTCCCGCAAGGCGCTGGAACTGCTGGACCTGGTCGGCCTCGCCGACAAGGCCAAGGCCTACCCCGCCCAGCTCTCCGGCGGCCAGAAGCAGCGCGTCGGCATCGCCCGCGCGCTGGCCGGCGACCCCAAGGTGCTGCTCTCCGACGAGGCCACCAGCGCCCTGGACCCGGAGACCACCCGCTCCATCCTCCAGCTGCTGCGCGACCTCAACCGCAAGCTCGGCCTGACCATCGTGCTGATCACGCACGAGATGGACGTGGTCAAGTCGATCTGCGACTCGGCCGCGCTGATGAAGAACGGCCGGGTCGTCGAGCAGGGCACCGTCGCCGAGCTGCTCGCCACCCCCGGCTCCGAGCTGGCCAGGGAGCTGTTCCCGGTCGGCGGCGAGCCCTCGGCCGACGACCGCACCGTCGTCGACATCACCTTCCACGGCTCGGCCGCCACCCGCCCGGTGATCTCCGAGCTGTCGCGGACCTACAACGTCGACATCTCCATCCTCGGCGCCGCCATGGACACCGTCGGCGGCAAGCAGGTCGGCCGGATGCGCATCGAGCTGCCCGGCCCCTTCGAGGAGAACGTCGTGCCCATCGGCTTCCTGCGCGAGCAGGGACTGCAGGTGGACGTGGCCGATGTCGCCGGCCAAGCCGCCGACCACGCGCTGAGTTCCGCCCCGGCCGGCGCCCCGCTGGTGAAGGAAGGTGCCAAGTGACCTGGACCGAGATGCAGCCGCTGCTGTACGACAACACGCTCGACACCCTGTTCATGGTGTGGTGGTCGACGTTCTACGCGGTGCTCTTCGGCATCCCGGTCGGTGTGCTGCTGCACCTGACCCAGCGTGGCGCCGTCCTGCAGAACGTCGTGGTCAACAAGGTGCTCGGCGCGATCGCGAACATCGGCCGGTCCTTCCCGTTCCTGATCCTGATCGTGGTGCTGATCCCCTTCACCCGGCTCCTCGTCGGCGTCTCGATCGGCCCGACCGGCGCGGTGGTCCCGCTGGCCCTCGCCGCCATCCCGTTCTTCGCCCGGCTGGTGGAGGCCGCGCTGCGCGAGGTCGACGGCGGCCTGGTCGAGGCCGCCCACGCCATGGGCGGCGGCACCTGGACCATCGTCTTCAAGGTCCTCCTCCCGCAGGCGCTGCCCGCGCTGATCGCGGGCGTCACCACGCTCGTCATCCAGCTGATCGGCTACTCCGCGATCGCCGGCGCGGTCGGCGGCGGCGGCCTGGGCAACCTCGCCTACACCTACGGCTATCAGCAGTACGAGACCTCGCTGATGATCGCCACCGTGGTGGAGCTGATCCTCCTCGTCTCCCTCGTCCAGCTGCTCGGTGACCTCGTCGTCCGCCGGCTCGCCGGGCGCGGGACCCGTTCCTCCTCCCTGCGGGTCGGTCTGCGCCGCGCCCGTGCCGAGGAGCCCGCGGCCGTCACCGAGGCGGCCTGACCCACCCCGGAGCCACCGCTCCACCCCCGAGCCCGGACCCTTTGCCGGGCGGACACCGCACGTGAACCCCCGCGTGCGAACAAGAAAGAGGCACTCTTCGTGCGCAACACCCTCAAGATCTCCGTCGCCATAGCCGCCGCCTCCGCCGTCGCCCTCGGCGCGAGCGCCTGCAGCGCCCCCTCCGACACCACCGCCAGCAGCGACAAGGGCGACAAGAACGCCCCGCTCGTGGTCGCCGCGAGCCCCACGCCGCACGGCACCATCCTCGACTTCGTCAAGAACGAGCTGGCGGACAAGGCGGGCCTCAAGCTCGTCGTCAAGCCGTTCAACGACTACAAGATCCCGAACAAGGTCACCGACGACGGCCAGGTCGACGCCAACTTCTTCCAGCACAAGCCGTTCCTCGACACCTTCAACAAGGAGAACGGCACGCACATCGTGCCCGTGCAGAACGTGCTCATCGAGCCGCTCGGCGTCTACTCCAAGAAGATCGACAAGCTCTCCCAGCTCAAGTCCGGCAGCACCGTCTCGGTGCCCAACGACCCGTCCAACGAGGGCCGCGCGCTCAAGCTGCTCGCCGACAACGGTGTGATCACCCTCAAGCCCGGCGTCGGCTCCGACGCCAAGCTGACCGACGTCAAGGACGACAAGGGCATCAAGATCACGGAGCTGGAGGCCGCCCAGACCGCGCCGCGCATCGACGACGTCGACGCCGCGATCATCAACGGCAACTTCGCCATCGGCGCCCACCTCAAGCCCTCCACCGACGCGCTGGCCCTGGAGAAGGCGAAGGGCAACCCCTACGCCAACTTCCTCGCCGTCAAGAAGGGCAACGAGAACGACCCGCGGATCAAGAAGCTGGCCAAGCTCCTGAACTCCCCCGAGGTCAAGAAGTTCATCGAGGACAAGTACAAGGACGGCTCGGTCATCCCGGCCTTCGGCCCCGCCAAGAGCTGACGCCGCTCCCGTCCTGACGTTTTCCCCCGCCGCCCACTCCCCACCGGGGGTGGGCGGCGGGGGCGTACGGCCGCCCCTGCGCAGGTCACCGGAGGGTGCCCCGCCGGTCGCGCGGCCGACGGGCCCCGGACCCGCGCCGCGCGCGGCCGGGGTCCACGCGCGTGGCACACCCGCGGGCCGATGCTGCATGCTGGTGCACTCAAGACGGTCAAGACGGCCGTGACCTCGCGGTCTCACAGCCCGCGACGGTCCGGACACCACAGTCAACGGCGTGGGAGCAGCGGCATGACATCGACCTTTCCGGACATCTCCATCAGCACGGACCGGTTGGTGCTGCGCCCCTTCGAGGAGGCCGACGTACCGGCCCTCACCGCGATGATGAACGACGAGCTGATCGCCGCCTGGACCGCGATACCCCAGCCGTACCCCGAGGACGCCGCCCGCGCCTGGACCGACGAGAGCGCCCCCGCCGAGCGGGCCGCCGGCCGCGGCGTCGACTTCGCGGTCACCGAGTTCCTCACCCAGCGCCTGGTCGGCGTCGTCCAACTGCGCCACACCGACTGGCGGATCCGCTCCAGCGAGATGAGCTATGCCGTCGCCTCCTGGGCCCGCGGCGAGGGATACGCCTGCGAGGCCTCGCTCGCCGTCGCCCACTGGCTCTTCCGCGACCAGAAGTTCGAACGCATCGAGCTGCGCACCGCCGCCGACAACACCGCCGCCCAGCAGGTCGCCCAGAAGATCGGCTGCATCAGCGAGGGCGTGCTGCGCAACGCCTTCATCGCCCGCAGCCGCACCGAGGACGGCGGCTGGGCCGACATCCGCACCGATCTCATCGTCTGGAGCCTGCTGCCCGAGGACCTCGACGGCGTCCCCGGCCCGTCGGCGGACGCGAACGGATTCCCCTACCCCGGGTGGAACTGACCCGGGCCCGCGCTCCGGTCCCTTCCTCTCGGGGTACTCTCGCCCTGCCGCGCACCTGCGCGACCCGCGCGGTCCGGCGCACCCCGGCGGCACCCCACCGGCCTGCGGCCGCCCGCGGCCGCCCCGCCCGCCGACGCCGCGCGCGTCACCACTGCAGCCCCAGGAGACTGACGAGCATGGCCGACCGGGTCACGGTGATCGGATGGGACGGCTCCGCGCTGACCGCCGCCGCCCGCTCCGCCCTCGGCGCCGCCACCCTGGTGGCCGGCGCCGCCCACCACCTCGCCCTGCCCGAAGTCCCGCCGCACGCCGAGCGGATCCGGCTCGGCAGCGTGACCCTGGCCGCCCGCCGCATCGCCCAGCACCGCGGCACCGCCGTCGTGCTCGCCGACGGCGACCCCGGGTTCTTCGGCGTCGTACGCACCCTGCGGGCACCCGAGCACGGCCTGGAAGTCGAAGTGGTGCCCGCGGTCTCCTCCGTCGCCGCCGCCTTCGCGCGGGCCGGCATGCCCTGGGACGACGCCCAGGTCGTCGTCGCCCACAGCCGCGACCTGCGCCGCGCGGTGAACGTCTGCCGCGCCCACACCAAGGTCGCGGTGCTCACCTCGCCCGGCGCCGGGCCGGCCGAACTCGCCCTGCTGCTCGGGGGCGTCCACCGCACCTTCGTGATCTGCGAGGATCTGGGAACCGACCGTGAGCGGGTGACCGTCCTCACCTCGGACAAGGTGGCGGACCATGTCTGGCGTGACCCCAATGTCGTGATTGTCGTGGGCGGTTCGCCCGGCGGCGCCGCGGCCCAGGGGACCGGCTGGATCGCCGGCCGCGAGGTGGGCCATCCGGCCGGCCCGCGCGGCTGGGGACTTCCGGCCGGCGCCTACGGCGGCGCCCTGGGCGAGGGGGAGTCCGTCCAGCTGCGCACCGCCCAACTCGCCAGACTCGGACCGCAGGTGGGCGACCTGGTCTGGGACATCGGCACGGGCGGCGGAGCCGCCGCCGTGGAGGCCGCGCGCTTCGGCGCCGCCGTCATCGCGGTGGACGCCGACCCGGACGCCTGCGCACGCGCCACCGCCCTCGCCCGCCGCCACGGCGTCCAACTCCAGGCCGTCCACGGACGGGCGCCGCAGATCCTGGAGGACCTGCCCGAGCCCGACGTGATCCGGGTCGGCGCCGGGGGAGCGGAGGTGCTGACCGCCTGCGCGGCCCGCCGCCCCGAACGGATCGTCACCCACGCCGCCACCCGCGACGAGGCCGAGGCGCTGGGCCGGGCGCTGGCCGACGGCGGCTACGACGTCGAGTGCGCGTTGCTGCAGTCCGTGGACCTGGACACCTCCGCCTGGGTCGAACGCGAGCGGTCCGTGGTGTTTTTGCTCAGCGGATATCGCGTTTCTCACCCATGACCAGCACGGCAACCCGCGCGAGGTAGGCTGGCGGATCGTTGCGCCGCCGTTCCGCATTCGGCTTCGTACGCCAATATCCGGAAAATGCCGTGGTTTTGGCCGAATATGAAGCTCTGGAGAGCGGACGTGCCGCGAGGCGTGCTCGCTCGTTCTAGCTATCGGGGCGTCGGCGCGCCCCGGTCGAGCGCGTCGCACGAGCGGTTGGAAGGAGCACTACCAATGGGCGAGGGGTACGCATGACCGACACCGGCCAGGTCCCGGGCGAGGGGCAGCCGGAGAACGCAGGCGGACATCCCGGGCAGCCGCAGCCGGCGGCCGCTCCCTCCCCTGCCGACGCCGGACCGACGGAGCTGCCGGGCCTGGTGCCCCCGCCCGGCGCATACCCCTACGTCGACCAGGCCGACGGCGTCGCCGAGGACGACGATCTGCTGCTGATGCCGGGCGCCCAGGGCGCCTGGAGCGAGCAGCCGGCCCCCCAGCCGCTCCCGCAGCCGCAGGAGACCCACCCGGGCCAGTACCCCCAGCAGGCCGCGCCGTTCGACGCCGCAGCCCAGGCCGCCACCGGCTTCGAGCCGATGCCCGCCCCGGCCGGCGACCACGAGAGCGGCGGCCGGGACTCCGGTTCCGTCGACCTCAGCGCCGTCCGGATCCCGCAGCCCGCCGCACCGCAGCAGCAGAGCCGCGCCGCCGCGCCCGCCACCCCCCAGCGCCGACCGCTGCACATGGGTCCGCCCGTCCCCGACCCGACCGGCGGAGTGGTCCGTTCGCTCGCCGACCGCGGACCGGCCGACGCGCCCGCCCAGCCCGCCGCGCGGCACGCCGGACCGCCCACCGGCGGACCCGAGTACTTCGACGCCCCGGCCGGCGGCCCCCAGGCCGCGGCCGGCGAGCAGCAGCCCGGCGCGGGCCTGCCGTACACCGAGCAGCCCTACGGCGAGGCGCCCGCGGCGGAGCAGACCTTCCCGGCGCCGTCGTACGGCCAGCAGCCCTACGGCGAGCAGAACTACGGCGGGCAGCTGTCCGCCGAGCAGACCTACGGGGCCGCGGGCCAGGGCCCGTTGCCCGGCCCGCAGCTCGGCGAGATCCCGTCGCAGGTGCCGTCGTGGGACGAGGCGGCCGCCCAGGCCGCGGCCGCGGCCCCGCTTGCAGAAACGGTCGCCCCCGAGGCACCCGCCGCCCCTGCCGCCGAGGCGGCGCCCGTCCTGCCGGACCCGGCGCAGCCCGCCGAAGCGCTGCCTGCCGAGGCGCAGCCCGCCGAGGCGCTGCCCGTCGAGCACCCCCAGCCGATGCCGCTGCCGCCCGAGGGCGTGGCGGAGGCCGGTGACGCCGCGGCCGTCGCGGCAGCCACCGAGGCCGGTCAGGACGCGCCGGGCGAAGCCGCGGCAGCGACGCCCGAGCAGCCGCAGGACGTGGCCGCGGACGCCCTGCCGGACGCGGCCGAGGCCGGTCAGGACGGAGCGGCCGAGGCTGTCGGGACGGCCGAGCCCGCCGAGACGGTCGAGCCGGCTGCCGCGGCCGAGGCGGAAGCGGTTGTGCCGGACGCCCCGGTGGCGGATGCCGCCGTGCCGGAGGCGCCCGTGGCGGAGGCGCCCGTGGCGGCCCAGCAGCCCGAGGCGGTCGCCGCCGAGGGCCCGCAGCAGCCCGTGGACCAGAGCCTGCCCGCCGAAGCCGAAGCCGAAGCCGAAGCCGAAGCCGACGCCGGAGCCGCGGCCGACCCGGAGGCACAGGCGCAGCCCGCCGACGCCCCGGCCCCCGTCGCGCCCGAAGCCGTCGGCCCGGCGGAGGAGTTCGCCCCCGCCCAGCCGGCCGACGCCCCCGCCGATCCGGCCCCGGCGGCGCAGGACGAACAGCCCGCCGACCAGGGACCGGACGCGGACCCGGCCCCCGCCGCCGACGAGGCCCCGCCGCAGCCCGAGGCCGCGGCGCCCGAGGCGGTCACGCCCGAGGCCGCCGCGCCGGAGTCCGCTGCTGCGGGCGCCGCGCCCGAGGCAGCCCCCGCCGCCGAGGCCGCTACGGACGCCCCCGTGGCCGAGCCCGCCGTCGACCCGGCGCCCGTCACCGCCCCCCAGGGCCCCGCCGAGCAGCCCGCCGACGAGACCGGTGCGCCCGTGGACCAGGCGGAATCGGAGCAGCCGGACACGGAGCAGACCGTCATAGAGCCGCCCGAGGCGCAGGAACCGGCCGCCGGACAGCCGCAGTCCGGTGCCCCCGTGGACGCCGCCGGGCAGCAGACCGCGGAGGCGCCCGCAGCGCAGGCCGCGCCGCAGGACGCGGACCCCGCCGTCGCGGAACAGCCCGCGGCGGACGGCCCCGACACCCCCGGTCGGCCGGACGACCCGGTGGCCGAAGCGACTCCGGACACCGCCCCCGCCGCGGAGCCGGCGACCGGCGAACCCGCGGACGCCGCCACGCCGGCGGACGCCGCGGAGCCCGCCGCTGACCCGGAGCCCGCGGCCCCCGAGGCCCCGGCCGCCGACGCCCCGCCCGTGGCCGTCCACATCCCGGCCCAGGCATCCGGCGAGCCGTCGTCCGTGGACGCCCCGGCCCCGCGCGCCGCGGCCGCCGAGCCCTCGACGGCCGGTCCCGCGCCCGACGCCCCCGCCGACGGGGCGCCCCACCAGCAGGACCTCGCCGAACTCGTCCAGCTCGGCGACGACCAGCCGCAGCCGGCCGGTGAGCGGTCCGACGACGGCGACCCCGACGCCTCCGACGCGGCCGAGGTGCCGTCCCCGGCCGTCGGGTACGACGACTCCGAGCGCGCCGCCGTGCACCGCGTGATGCGCGAGCGCCGTGACATCCGCAACGGCTTCCGCGGCGACCCCATCCCCAACGAAGTGCTGCTGCGCGTCCTGGAGGCGGCCCACACCGCCCCCAGCGTCGGCCACTCCCAGCCCTGGGACTTCGTGGTCATCCGCTCGGACGAGACCCGCGAGAAGATGCACCAGCTCGCCATGCGGCAGCGCGAGGCGTACGCCAAGTCGCTGCCCAAGGCGCGCGCCAAGCAGTTCCGCGAGCTGAAGATCGAGGCGATCCTCGAAACGCCGGTGAACATCGTCGTCACCGCCGACTCCACCCGTGGCGGCCGGCACACCCTCGGCCGCCACACCCAGCCGCAGATGGCCCCCTACTCCTCCGCGCTCGCCGTCGAGAACCTCTGGCTCGCCGCCCGCGCCGAGGGCCTGGGCGTCGGCTGGGTCAGCTTCTTCGACGAGCGGGAGATGGTCCGCGAACTGGACCTTCCCGAGCACCTCGAAGTCGTCGCGTACCTCTGCATCGGCTACGTCGACGAGTTCCCCGAGGAGCCCGAGCTGCTGCAGGCCGGCTGGTCCAAGCGCCGCCCGCTGTCGTGGGTCGTCCACGAGGAGACCTACGGCCGGCGCGCGCTGCCCGGCGAAAGCCCGCACGACCTGCTCCAGGAGACCCTGCAGGGCATCCGCCCGCTGGACGCCAAGGCGCTCGGCGAGGCCTGGGAGCGGCAGAAGCGGATGACCAAGCCCGCCGGGGCGCTCGGCATGCTGGAGATCATCTCCGCGCAGCTTTCCGGGCTGTCCCGCAAGTGCCCGCCGCCCATCCCGGAGCCCGCCGCCGTGGCGATCTTCGCCGGGGACCACGGCGTCCACGCCCAGGGCGTGACCCCCTGGCCCCAGGAGGTCACCGGCCAGATGGTCGCCAACTTCCTGGGCGGCGGCGCGGTCTGCAACGCCTTCGCCAACCAGGTCGGCGCCGAGGTCTGCGTCGTGGACGTCGGCGTCGCGAGCGACCTGCCCGCCACCCCGGGGCTGCTGCCCCGCAAGGTCCGCGCCGGCACCGACGACTTCACGGCCGGCCCGGCGATGACCCAGGAGGACGTGCTCAAGGCCATCGAGGTCGGCATCGACACCGCCCGCGACCTCGTCGCGGCCGGCAACAAGGCGCTGCTCACGGGCGAGATGGGCATCGCCAACACCACCACCTCCGCCGCGCTGATCGCCGTCTACACCGGCGTCGACCCGGTCGAGGTCACCGGCCGCGGCACCGGCATCAACGACGAGACCCACGCCCGCAAGGTCGATGTCGTCCGCCGCGCGCTGGAACTCCACCAGCCCGACCCGGCCGACCCCATCGGCGTCCTCGCCGCGGTCGGCGGCCTGGAACACGCCGCCCTCGTCGGACTGATCCTCGGCGGCGCCTCGCTGCGCACGCCGGTGATCCTCGACGGAGTCAGCGCCGGTGCCGCCGCCCTGGTCGCCCGCGCCATCGCCCCCGAGGCGCTGGCCGCCTGCATCGCGGGACACCGCAGCGCCGAGCCGGGCCATGTCGCGGCCCTCAACAAGCTGGGCCTGCGCCCGCTGGTCGACCTCGACCTGCGCCTCGGCGAGGGCACCGGCGCGCTGCTCGCGCTGCCCGTGGTGCAGAGCGCCGCCCGCGCCATGCACGAGGTCGCCACCTTCGACTCGGCCGGAGTGACCGAGAAGACCTGATCAGGCCCCACCTCCGCATGACCCCCGGCCCGCAGCCCCATAGGCTGTGGGCCGGGGCCGTACCACCGCCCCGGGCCGTCCCCCGCACCAGCCGCTCCAGAGCCGCAGCGGCTGCGCCGGCCGCCGAACCCGCAGCATCCGCACAAGGAGCCCTACCGCCATGGCCGATCACGCCGCCGAACACGCCGCCTACCCCGTCGGACTGCGGCTGTCCGGCCGCCGGGTGGTCGTCCTGGGCGCCGGACAGGTCGCCCAGCGCCGGCTCCCGTCCCTCGTCGCCGCGGGGGCCGACGTCCTGCTGATCTCCCCGTCCGCCACCCCGTCCGTCGAGGCGATGGCCGACGCCGGCGAGGTCCGCTGGGAGCGCCGCCGTTACCGGCACGGCGACCTCGACGGCGCCTGGTACGCCCTGATCTCCACCGACGACCCGGAGGCCAACACCGCCGCGTCCCAGGAGGCCGAGGACCGCCGGGTGTGGTGCGTACGCTCCGACGACGCCGAGGCGGCCACCGCCTGGACCCCGGCCACCGGCCGCAGCGAGGGCGTCACCGTCGCCGTGCTCACCGGCCGCGACCCGCGCCGCTCCGCCGCCGTGCGCGACGCCATCGTCGAGGGCCTGCGCGACGGCAGCCTCGCCGCCCCGCACCACCGCCGCCCGCACACCCCGGGCGTGGCGCTGGTCGGCGGCGGTCCCGGCGACCCCGACCTGATCACCGTCCGCGGCCGCCGGCTGCTGGCCGAGGCCGACGTCGTGATCGCCGACCGGCTCGGCCCCCGCGACCTGCTCGCCGAACTCCCGCCGCATGTCGAGGTCATCGACGCCGCAAAGATCCCCTACGGGCGGTTCATGGCCCAGGAGGCCATCAACAACGCGCTGATCGAGCACGCGAAGGCCGGCAAGGCCGTGGTCCGGCTCAAGGGCGGTGACCCGTTCGTCTTCGGCCGCGGCATGGAGGAGGCCCAGGCGCTCGCCGAGGCCGGCATCCCCTGCACCGTCGTCCCCGGCATCTCCAGCACCATCTCGGTGCCCGGCGCCGCCGGCATCCCCGTCACCCACCGCGGCGTCGCCCACGAGTTCACCGTCGTCAGCGGCCATGTCGCCCCCGACGACGCGCGCTCGCTGGTCGACTGGCCGTCGCTCGCCAAGCTGCGCGGCACCCTCGTGGTCCTGATGGGTGTCGAGAACAGCGGCGCCATCGCCGCCAAGCTGATCGAGCACGGCCGCCCCGCCGGCACCCCCGCCGCCGTCATCCAGGAGGGGACCACCGCCGCCCAGCGCCGGGTCGACGCCACCCTCGCCACGCTCGGCGAGACCGTACGGGCCGAGGGCGTCCGCCCGCCGGCCGTCATCGTCATCGGCGACGTCGTCGCCGTCGCGGCCGCGCCCACCCACACGTAACCGATCCCGTACGCGGTATGTGATCCCCGACTCCGACAAGGCACTCTCTCCCCGTGGCAGAAATCATCACCGTCGACGACCCGGACGACCCGCGGCTGGCCGACTACACCGGCCTGACCGACGTCGAACTGCGGCGCCGGCGCGAGCCCGCGGAAGGGCTCTTCATCGCCGAGGGCGAGAAGGTCATCCGGCGGGCCCGGCACGCCGGCTACGCGATGCGCTCCATGCTCCTCTCGGCCAAGTGGGTCGACGTCATGCGCGATGTGATCGACGAAGTCCCGGCACCGGTCTACGCCGTCAGCCCCGCCCTCGCCGAGCGGGTGACGGGCTATCACGTGCACCGCGGCGCGCTGGCCTCCATGCAGCGCAAGCCGCTGCCGGACGCCACCGAACTCCTCGCCGGCGCCCGGCGCATCGTCGTCATGGAAGCGGTCAACGACCACACCAACATCGGTGCGATCTTCCGCAGCGCGGCGGCGCTGGGCATGGACGCGGTGCTGCTCTCCCCGGACTGTGCCGACCCGCTCTACCGCCGCTCGGTGAAGGTCTCGATGGGCGCGGTCTTCTCGGTGCCGTACGCCCGCCTGGAGAGCTGGCCCCGGGACCTGGCCGCCGTACGGGAAGCGGGCTTCAAGCTGCTCGCCCTCACCCCGGCCGAGCGGGCCACCGGCATCGACGAGGCCGCGGTGCACACCCTGGAGCGCGCCGCGCTGATGCTGGGCGCCGAGGGCGGCGGCCTGAGCACCGGCGCCCTGCGGGCCGCCGATGAATGGGTCCGCATCCCGATGGCGCACGGCGTGGACTCGCTCAACGTCGGAGCGGCCGCCGCGGTGGCGTTCTACGCGGTGGCGGCGGGCCGCCGGGCGTAGGCCGCGTCCCGCGCGCGCCCCGGCATAGGCCCCGCCCCGCGCCCCGGCGCAGGACCCGTCCCGCGCCCCGGCGCAGGATCGCTCTCCGCACCCCGCCGAAGACCCGTTCCCGCCCCGCGAGCGCCTCCCTGACGGGAATACCACCCCACCCCACCGAGTTGAGGCTCCGCAGGGGGCCTCCCCACCCCTAAGGGTTCTGTTCCCCCACCCCGTAGGGCATGCCCACCGCCGCGGCGGAGGCGTCCGGCACCGAGTGCGGCACGCCCAGCCCATGGGCGGCCGGCCCCTGGCACCCCTGGGCGGCCGCGATACCGAGCGCCACCAGCAGCGTCACCACCACGAACACGATGACGCGCTGGCGCAGCAGCCGGCGGTCGGGGCCCGGCCGGCGCCCGCCCGACGTCGTCCGCACCGGGGTGCGCGTGCCGCTGCGGCCGGGCGGCCCGGCACCCGGTACCCGCCGCGCCGTGCGCCCGCCGGGCCGCCGGGGGTTGCGCCCCGCCGCCGAGGCCGGGCCGGACGGCCGTGCGTTCCGCGGCGCCGGGGGCCGGGACGGGTGCGGACGCGGCGCGGAGGCGCCGGCCGTCCCCCGCTCGGTGCGCTGGCGCGCGTACTCCTCGGCCCGCTGCCCGGTCGGCCGGTCCGTGGGACGGCGCTCCCCGCGCTCCCAACCGGCCCCGGCACCGGCTCC comes from the Streptomyces angustmyceticus genome and includes:
- a CDS encoding methionine ABC transporter ATP-binding protein; amino-acid sequence: MITTTGLTKVYRSGDREVTALDGVDLHVREGEVYGVIGQSGAGKSTLIRCLNLLERPTSGTVTVAGQELTSLAGRGKRASAPLRAARSHIGMVFQHFNLLSSRTVQDNVELPLEILKVDRRERSRKALELLDLVGLADKAKAYPAQLSGGQKQRVGIARALAGDPKVLLSDEATSALDPETTRSILQLLRDLNRKLGLTIVLITHEMDVVKSICDSAALMKNGRVVEQGTVAELLATPGSELARELFPVGGEPSADDRTVVDITFHGSAATRPVISELSRTYNVDISILGAAMDTVGGKQVGRMRIELPGPFEENVVPIGFLREQGLQVDVADVAGQAADHALSSAPAGAPLVKEGAK
- a CDS encoding methionine ABC transporter permease yields the protein MTWTEMQPLLYDNTLDTLFMVWWSTFYAVLFGIPVGVLLHLTQRGAVLQNVVVNKVLGAIANIGRSFPFLILIVVLIPFTRLLVGVSIGPTGAVVPLALAAIPFFARLVEAALREVDGGLVEAAHAMGGGTWTIVFKVLLPQALPALIAGVTTLVIQLIGYSAIAGAVGGGGLGNLAYTYGYQQYETSLMIATVVELILLVSLVQLLGDLVVRRLAGRGTRSSSLRVGLRRARAEEPAAVTEAA
- a CDS encoding MetQ/NlpA family ABC transporter substrate-binding protein; translation: MRNTLKISVAIAAASAVALGASACSAPSDTTASSDKGDKNAPLVVAASPTPHGTILDFVKNELADKAGLKLVVKPFNDYKIPNKVTDDGQVDANFFQHKPFLDTFNKENGTHIVPVQNVLIEPLGVYSKKIDKLSQLKSGSTVSVPNDPSNEGRALKLLADNGVITLKPGVGSDAKLTDVKDDKGIKITELEAAQTAPRIDDVDAAIINGNFAIGAHLKPSTDALALEKAKGNPYANFLAVKKGNENDPRIKKLAKLLNSPEVKKFIEDKYKDGSVIPAFGPAKS
- a CDS encoding GNAT family N-acetyltransferase, which codes for MTSTFPDISISTDRLVLRPFEEADVPALTAMMNDELIAAWTAIPQPYPEDAARAWTDESAPAERAAGRGVDFAVTEFLTQRLVGVVQLRHTDWRIRSSEMSYAVASWARGEGYACEASLAVAHWLFRDQKFERIELRTAADNTAAQQVAQKIGCISEGVLRNAFIARSRTEDGGWADIRTDLIVWSLLPEDLDGVPGPSADANGFPYPGWN
- the cbiE gene encoding precorrin-6y C5,15-methyltransferase (decarboxylating) subunit CbiE, giving the protein MADRVTVIGWDGSALTAAARSALGAATLVAGAAHHLALPEVPPHAERIRLGSVTLAARRIAQHRGTAVVLADGDPGFFGVVRTLRAPEHGLEVEVVPAVSSVAAAFARAGMPWDDAQVVVAHSRDLRRAVNVCRAHTKVAVLTSPGAGPAELALLLGGVHRTFVICEDLGTDRERVTVLTSDKVADHVWRDPNVVIVVGGSPGGAAAQGTGWIAGREVGHPAGPRGWGLPAGAYGGALGEGESVQLRTAQLARLGPQVGDLVWDIGTGGGAAAVEAARFGAAVIAVDADPDACARATALARRHGVQLQAVHGRAPQILEDLPEPDVIRVGAGGAEVLTACAARRPERIVTHAATRDEAEALGRALADGGYDVECALLQSVDLDTSAWVERERSVVFLLSGYRVSHP